A single Natrinema pellirubrum DSM 15624 DNA region contains:
- a CDS encoding tripartite tricarboxylate transporter permease: MPAPIEVVSEPAVTLQLLGWVLAGSLLGCCSGLVPGLHANNFAFLLAGVVPSVPGPPLFVGCAMLAAGVVHTFLNAVPAMALGVPDAEMAVTALPGHRLVLEGRGYEAIRLSALGSLLAVLVAVPLALPVTAAVTAAYPTVRAHLSLVLAMVAVALLASEPTRRGRIGGLVSFALATGLGAVALDLSPDAPLEAGGTLAPLFAGLFGAPVLIDAVRGGGVPSQEGTAVTTSRRFVGTTAVAGSLAGAVVGYLPGISAAIAAVAVLAVVPNGASDRGYVVATSGVDTSNTVFALFALVAIGQPRTGVLVAFEGTAAPLELPILLAAVVLAGLVGFVAVIALGDAYLDAVGRLPYWKISVAVLAVLLALSYLFTGVIGIAIFAVATGIGMVPVRLRCRRVHLMGVLIGPLMLGL, encoded by the coding sequence ATGCCCGCGCCGATCGAAGTCGTGAGCGAGCCGGCGGTGACGCTCCAGTTGCTGGGCTGGGTATTGGCCGGCTCCCTACTGGGGTGTTGTAGCGGGCTCGTACCGGGACTCCACGCCAACAACTTCGCGTTCCTGCTGGCCGGCGTCGTGCCGTCGGTGCCAGGCCCACCGTTGTTCGTCGGCTGTGCGATGCTCGCGGCCGGCGTCGTCCACACGTTCCTGAACGCCGTCCCCGCGATGGCGCTTGGCGTCCCCGACGCCGAGATGGCCGTCACCGCCCTCCCCGGCCATCGACTGGTCCTCGAGGGCCGGGGCTACGAGGCGATCCGTCTGTCGGCGCTGGGGAGCCTGCTTGCCGTCCTCGTGGCGGTCCCGCTCGCGCTTCCCGTGACCGCGGCCGTGACGGCGGCGTATCCGACGGTTCGGGCCCACCTCTCGCTCGTCCTCGCGATGGTGGCAGTAGCGCTACTCGCCTCGGAACCCACCCGACGCGGTCGGATCGGTGGTCTCGTTTCCTTCGCGCTGGCGACTGGACTCGGCGCGGTCGCGCTGGATCTCTCGCCGGACGCCCCGCTCGAGGCCGGCGGCACCCTCGCACCGCTTTTCGCCGGGCTGTTCGGCGCGCCCGTGTTGATCGACGCCGTCCGCGGGGGTGGCGTCCCGAGCCAGGAGGGGACAGCGGTCACGACCTCGCGACGGTTCGTCGGGACGACGGCGGTCGCCGGCTCGCTCGCAGGTGCCGTCGTCGGCTACCTCCCGGGCATCTCGGCCGCCATCGCCGCCGTCGCCGTGCTGGCGGTCGTGCCGAACGGGGCCAGCGACCGCGGCTACGTCGTCGCGACCAGCGGCGTCGACACGTCGAACACGGTCTTCGCGCTCTTCGCACTGGTCGCTATCGGCCAGCCCCGAACCGGCGTGTTGGTCGCCTTCGAGGGAACTGCTGCGCCGCTCGAGTTGCCGATCCTGCTCGCGGCCGTCGTCCTCGCGGGACTGGTCGGGTTCGTCGCCGTGATCGCGTTGGGGGACGCCTACCTCGACGCGGTCGGGCGGCTTCCCTACTGGAAAATTTCGGTGGCCGTCCTCGCCGTGTTGCTCGCGCTCTCGTATCTCTTTACCGGCGTTATCGGGATCGCGATCTTCGCCGTCGCGACGGGGATCGGGATGGTTCCAGTACGCCTGCGGTGTCGCCGAGTCCACCTGATGGGGGTCCTGATCGGGCCGCTGATGCTGGGGCTCTGA